The Thermoplasma acidophilum DSM 1728 genome includes a window with the following:
- a CDS encoding DODA-type extradiol aromatic ring-opening family dioxygenase, whose product MLNRIYVIPHGDEILDRETREDQAMYDAIKRYTSGDDSDTFVVISPHGIVLDSYIAVTYSKIITGYYRTKKHVIRKRYENAVDLVDMLASHETVQRLRCITLSGNYPCFLDFGSLIPLAFFRPKRIVAMGEPRLLSKERIESFSDHLVSVCENYTGRISLIISADQAHTHSPDGPYGYSDMSSYYDETVVKSIDSGDFSALYRMQQAVIDEAKPDSYQNMIMLKRILERTGRRMKVRYYYVAKYFGMAFASESENEK is encoded by the coding sequence ATGCTGAACAGGATCTACGTGATCCCGCACGGTGACGAGATACTCGACAGGGAAACGCGTGAGGACCAGGCCATGTATGATGCGATAAAGAGGTACACATCGGGTGATGATTCGGACACCTTCGTGGTCATCAGCCCGCACGGCATAGTGCTTGACAGCTATATAGCGGTCACATACTCAAAGATCATAACGGGCTATTACAGGACAAAGAAGCATGTGATCAGAAAGAGATACGAGAATGCCGTTGACCTCGTCGACATGCTGGCGTCGCATGAAACGGTGCAGAGGCTTCGCTGCATAACCCTGTCCGGAAACTATCCATGCTTCCTGGACTTCGGGTCCCTGATACCGCTGGCCTTCTTCAGGCCGAAGCGCATCGTTGCCATGGGCGAGCCCAGACTTCTGTCGAAGGAGAGGATCGAATCCTTTTCGGATCATCTGGTTTCGGTGTGTGAAAATTATACGGGTAGGATCAGCCTGATAATAAGCGCGGATCAGGCCCACACCCACAGCCCGGACGGGCCATACGGCTATTCCGACATGTCATCGTACTATGACGAAACCGTGGTAAAGAGCATAGATTCCGGTGACTTTTCTGCTCTGTACAGGATGCAGCAGGCGGTCATAGACGAGGCAAAGCCGGACAGCTACCAGAACATGATAATGCTCAAGCGAATACTTGAACGCACAGGGCGCAGGATGAAGGTACGCTACTATTATGTGGCGAAATACTTCGGTATGGCCTTTGCATCCGAATCCGAAAATGAAAAATGA